A single region of the Lycium barbarum isolate Lr01 chromosome 2, ASM1917538v2, whole genome shotgun sequence genome encodes:
- the LOC132623160 gene encoding protein RESPONSE TO ABA AND SALT 1 yields MASTSSSQSTSLETNNISVYYENWLIQLQNFHEKLNAISDSCDDFGDDEEEENSSISELVTRVLDHYQDYYQEKFKSTNGDVFLLVSPPWYTSLERTFVWVAGFKPSMLFPTINSSIGPELTAEQVEKLRRLKAETKREEKLIEKGMAKVQESVAAPPIVELMKRGGLLVDGEASNLETVIDGLKQSTMSVIEAAEHLRGSTVRKVLDILRQKQAVKLLAAVAQFHLQGRKLGLQMDTQNARRINEDFIR; encoded by the exons ATGGCATCAACCTCTTCTTCACAATCCACCTCTTTAGAAACCAATAATATTAGTGTCTACTATGAGAATTGGCtcattcaacttcaaaattttcatgaaaaattaAATGCAATTTCAGATTCATGTGATGATTTCggtgatgatgaagaagaagaaaatagcAGCATCAGTGAATTGGTGACACGAGTTTTGGATCATTATCAAGATTACTATCAAGAAAAATTCAAGTCAACAAATGGAGATGTATTTCTTCTAGTTTCTCCACCATGGTACACTTCTTTAGAAAGAACATTTGTTTGGGTGGCTGGTTTTAAAccttctatgctttttccaactATTAATTCCTCAATAGGACCAGAATTGACAGCAGAGCAAGTGGAAAAATTGAGGAGGCTAAAAGCAGAGACAAAAAGAGAAGAGAAG CTAATTGAGAAAGGGATGGCCAAGGTTCAAGAAAGTGTAGCAGCACCGCCAATAGTTGAGCTGATGAAAAGAGGGGGGTTGCTAGTCGACGGAGAAGCATCAAATTTGGAAACAGTAATTGATGGGTTAAAACAGTCAACAATGTCAGTAATTGAAGCTGCAGAACATTTACGAGGATCAACGGTCAGGAAAGTCCTAGATATTCTTCGACAAAAACAGGCCGTTAAATTATTGGCAGCGGTTGCACAATTTCATCTTCAAGGGAGAAAGTTGGGTTTACAAATGGATACTCAGAATGCTAGAAGAATTAATGAAGATTTTATCCGTTGA